In Chryseobacterium gotjawalense, the following are encoded in one genomic region:
- a CDS encoding beta-carotene 15,15'-monooxygenase, whose amino-acid sequence MDTFDEFDQPTGPEKSAGAIISHAFEMYKGVFLYAIAAVLISFAVSLLVQPVSGFNSTDMMEEIKSSGGGFPNLWSIPRFGIYSGLSGLVSLLSTPLYVGLIYITNKYNLQESISFSDLFIGFRQNFLNIILYSLITSILMFISAMMCFLPVFFILPFFLLGYPILLFENASFSQALGKSFSIAKENYGTFLGASFLGLLISVAGIFLCGIGIIFTLLFYLVVMYSAYCAFCGRPRPIAQKLN is encoded by the coding sequence ATGGATACTTTTGACGAATTTGATCAACCAACCGGACCCGAAAAATCGGCGGGAGCGATTATTTCCCATGCCTTTGAAATGTATAAAGGCGTATTTCTTTATGCAATTGCAGCGGTTCTGATTTCGTTTGCCGTTTCACTTCTGGTGCAGCCAGTTTCAGGCTTTAACTCCACAGATATGATGGAAGAAATAAAATCTTCGGGAGGTGGTTTTCCAAATTTATGGTCGATACCAAGATTTGGAATTTATTCTGGCCTTTCAGGTTTGGTAAGTTTGCTTTCTACACCGCTGTATGTAGGACTTATTTACATTACCAATAAATACAATCTGCAGGAATCAATAAGCTTCTCTGATTTGTTTATCGGATTCAGACAAAATTTTTTAAATATTATTTTATATTCTTTGATAACCAGCATTTTGATGTTCATTTCAGCGATGATGTGTTTCTTGCCGGTATTTTTTATCCTGCCTTTTTTTCTGTTAGGTTATCCAATTTTATTATTTGAAAACGCCAGTTTTTCGCAGGCACTGGGCAAGTCATTTTCTATTGCAAAAGAGAATTACGGAACATTTTTGGGAGCCAGTTTTCTTGGACTCTTAATTAGTGTTGCGGGCATTTTTCTATGTGGAATCGGAATAATTTTCACGTTGCTGTTTTATCTGGTGGTCATGTATTCCGCTTATTGTGCTTTCTGTGGAAGACCGCGACCAATCGCTCAAAAATTAAATTAA
- a CDS encoding AI-2E family transporter has product MPNKKHQISEVKIKQFFLLVLIVVLAGLICFHLSLFLPSLLGAITLYVITRKYNVYLQEKLKWKPWVASMVIIMGTLLVLILPIYFIGGLLIEKLGNASVYMQKFNIFIDKIHDFIYAKTNVDILSNENLTKLKDNVAKFSTSALSGTFNTLTVVASMYFILYFMLEKPLLFEKLLKSSAPLKRANVNLLGEKIQKMVMANAIGIPVVAIGQGLIALVGYLIFGAPSVILLFALTCVASMLPIVGAAIVYIPVCIFMIAEGNVGPGLGLAVYCLVIVGLTDNLLRFTLLKKLENIHPLNTVFGIIMGINLFGFMGLIFGPILISITILLIQVYRDEFSENDREIIMPEPKEIEKKIDLNI; this is encoded by the coding sequence ATGCCAAATAAAAAACATCAAATCAGTGAAGTGAAAATCAAGCAGTTTTTTTTGCTTGTGTTGATTGTTGTACTTGCGGGCTTGATCTGTTTTCATTTATCCTTATTCTTGCCGTCGCTTCTTGGTGCGATTACACTTTATGTCATTACGAGAAAGTATAATGTATATTTACAGGAAAAGTTGAAGTGGAAACCCTGGGTAGCTTCTATGGTTATTATCATGGGGACGCTGTTGGTCCTGATTCTGCCCATCTATTTTATCGGCGGTTTGCTTATCGAAAAATTGGGGAATGCTTCCGTTTACATGCAGAAATTCAATATTTTCATCGATAAGATTCATGATTTTATTTATGCTAAAACCAATGTTGATATCCTGAGCAATGAAAATTTAACCAAACTTAAAGATAATGTTGCTAAATTTTCTACTTCCGCGCTAAGCGGGACATTCAATACTTTAACGGTGGTCGCTTCAATGTATTTTATCCTGTATTTTATGTTGGAAAAGCCGCTTCTTTTTGAAAAATTATTGAAAAGTTCAGCGCCTTTAAAGAGAGCAAACGTGAATTTATTGGGTGAGAAAATTCAAAAAATGGTTATGGCTAACGCAATTGGGATTCCGGTTGTCGCGATTGGACAAGGTTTGATCGCCTTAGTTGGTTATCTGATTTTTGGTGCTCCAAGTGTGATTTTATTATTTGCATTGACTTGTGTGGCTTCTATGCTTCCGATTGTGGGAGCTGCAATTGTCTATATACCGGTTTGTATTTTCATGATTGCCGAAGGCAATGTAGGCCCGGGTTTAGGATTGGCGGTGTACTGTTTGGTCATTGTCGGATTAACTGATAATTTGCTGAGATTTACATTATTAAAGAAGCTTGAAAATATTCATCCGCTTAATACCGTATTTGGAATTATTATGGGAATCAATCTTTTTGGTTTTATGGGCTTGATTTTCGGGCCGATCTTAATTTCAATTACCATTTTATTAATCCAGGTTTACCGCGATGAGTTTTCAGAAAACGACCGCGAGATTATCATGCCTGAACCCAAAGAAATTGAAAAGAAAATCGATTTAAATATTTAA
- a CDS encoding DUF3820 family protein: MIPELRPEILQEICKTEMPFGKHKGVLLVDLPINYLEWFQRQGMPPGKLGMQLSTIYEIKMNGLMDLLTPLRGKLPQAPTKKKVYKF, from the coding sequence ATGATTCCTGAACTCCGCCCCGAAATATTACAAGAAATCTGTAAAACCGAAATGCCTTTTGGAAAACATAAGGGAGTTCTGTTGGTAGATTTACCCATCAATTATTTAGAATGGTTTCAACGTCAGGGAATGCCACCCGGAAAGTTAGGAATGCAACTTTCAACCATTTACGAAATAAAAATGAATGGCCTGATGGATTTGCTAACGCCGTTGCGGGGTAAGCTTCCGCAAGCACCCACCAAGAAGAAAGTGTATAAATTCTAG